The following are from one region of the Aquirufa lenticrescens genome:
- a CDS encoding 2-isopropylmalate synthase, with product MSNRIQIFDTTLRDGEQVPGCQLNREEKVEVALQLELLGVDIIEAGFPISSPGDFASVQAICDAVKEPTVCALTRAKKEDIDAAVAALKTARKPRIHTGIGSSDVHIKHKFNSTREEIIERGVWAVKYAKSFVEDVEFFAEDAGRADLAFLAQLTHEVIKAGATVVNLPDTTGYLLPHVMHERIKYLYENVDNIHQATISMHNHNDLGLATANTIAGIQAGARQVEVTINGIGERAGNTSLEEIAMILNVHKDLGFTTGIKPKYLYPTSTLVSNLMGMHVQPNKAIVGANAFAHSSGIHQDGFLKHAQNYEIMNPEDVGVSSSAILLTSRSGRAALRHRLTLLGFDFEKPELDKIYTRFLLMADERKMIHDEDLRELVG from the coding sequence ATGAGTAACCGCATTCAGATTTTTGATACCACCTTACGTGATGGCGAACAAGTTCCCGGCTGTCAATTAAACCGAGAGGAAAAAGTAGAAGTTGCTTTACAACTCGAGTTACTAGGTGTAGATATCATTGAAGCCGGTTTTCCGATCTCATCTCCCGGTGATTTTGCCTCTGTTCAAGCCATATGTGATGCCGTAAAGGAGCCCACAGTTTGCGCCTTGACTCGTGCTAAAAAAGAAGATATCGACGCAGCTGTTGCTGCCTTAAAAACGGCTCGCAAACCTCGTATTCATACAGGAATTGGTTCTTCAGACGTACATATCAAACATAAATTTAATTCGACACGCGAGGAAATTATCGAGCGTGGCGTTTGGGCGGTAAAGTATGCCAAATCCTTTGTGGAAGACGTCGAGTTCTTCGCTGAAGACGCAGGCAGGGCTGACTTAGCTTTTTTGGCACAATTAACACACGAAGTAATCAAAGCCGGTGCAACAGTCGTCAACTTACCAGATACAACGGGTTATTTATTGCCGCACGTCATGCACGAGCGTATCAAATATTTATACGAAAACGTAGATAACATTCACCAGGCTACGATTTCAATGCACAATCACAACGATTTAGGTCTTGCTACTGCAAATACCATCGCCGGTATTCAAGCAGGTGCTCGTCAAGTCGAAGTAACGATAAATGGAATTGGAGAACGCGCCGGAAATACCTCTTTGGAAGAAATTGCGATGATTCTAAACGTGCACAAAGATTTAGGATTTACAACAGGCATCAAGCCAAAATATCTTTACCCTACCAGCACATTAGTTTCTAACTTAATGGGCATGCACGTACAGCCAAACAAGGCCATCGTAGGTGCAAACGCTTTCGCTCACTCATCCGGTATTCACCAAGATGGTTTCTTGAAGCACGCTCAAAACTATGAGATTATGAATCCGGAAGACGTGGGAGTTTCCTCGTCTGCGATTTTATTGACCTCTCGTTCAGGCCGTGCCGCCTTACGCCATCGCTTGACTTTACTAGGATTCGATTTCGAAAAACCAGAATTAGATAAGATCTACACACGCTTCTTGTTGATGGCGGATGAGAGAAAGATGATTCATGATGAGGATCTACGTGAATTAGTAGGTTGA
- a CDS encoding mechanosensitive ion channel family protein: MEELKNGIYLDNSAWDLLLFGGIILISFILRRFFSNSFSKIVYRFLPDESISIQDCVQLIRKPFELLIFWIFLYFAVQNLHVPSAWNIQPMENFGLLYLIEKAFESAVIFTITWVIVRLMKVIILVAQEKWNGADQKSKQQFIPFLNDLSMVFIITAAGFVFLGRVFEVDVVALITGLGIGGLALALAARETLENLFASFTIFLDLPFVVGDNIQIGSISGDIEKIGFRSTRIRGADGNLILVPNRLLTSQSLENMSERDYRRAKYTIQCELNTKPTQIEAAIAAIEVFIQEEPLCKKKAPKVIFEGFGAYSIDISVTYFVQTKDFAKFQATKQAINLGILKVLEKEKIVMARS, from the coding sequence ATGGAGGAATTAAAAAACGGAATCTATTTAGATAATTCAGCATGGGATTTACTCCTTTTCGGAGGGATTATTTTAATCAGTTTTATCTTAAGACGTTTTTTCTCTAATTCCTTTTCAAAGATTGTATACCGATTTCTGCCAGATGAATCTATTTCGATTCAAGATTGCGTGCAACTCATTCGCAAACCATTTGAATTACTGATCTTTTGGATCTTCTTGTATTTTGCGGTCCAAAACCTCCACGTCCCATCTGCCTGGAATATTCAACCAATGGAGAATTTCGGCTTACTCTACCTCATTGAAAAAGCCTTTGAATCAGCCGTAATTTTCACCATCACTTGGGTTATTGTGCGCCTAATGAAAGTCATTATTTTAGTTGCTCAAGAAAAGTGGAATGGCGCAGATCAAAAATCGAAACAACAATTCATTCCCTTCCTGAACGATTTGTCAATGGTCTTTATTATCACGGCCGCTGGATTTGTTTTCCTAGGTCGCGTTTTCGAAGTGGATGTGGTAGCCCTAATTACTGGACTAGGAATTGGAGGTTTAGCCTTAGCTTTAGCTGCTCGCGAAACATTGGAAAACTTATTTGCCTCTTTCACCATTTTCCTTGACCTCCCATTTGTCGTAGGTGATAATATCCAAATAGGATCCATCAGCGGAGATATAGAAAAAATTGGATTTAGAAGCACCCGAATCCGAGGAGCAGATGGCAATTTAATTTTAGTCCCTAATCGCCTATTAACATCACAATCGCTCGAAAACATGAGCGAACGCGATTATAGACGTGCAAAATATACCATCCAATGCGAATTGAATACTAAGCCAACACAAATCGAAGCAGCTATCGCAGCGATTGAAGTATTCATCCAAGAAGAACCTTTATGTAAGAAAAAAGCACCTAAGGTTATTTTCGAAGGTTTTGGAGCCTATTCCATTGATATTTCCGTGACATATTTCGTCCAAACCAAAGACTTCGCTAAGTTTCAGGCAACAAAACAGGCCATTAATTTAGGTATATTAAAGGTGTTAGAGAAAGAGAAGATCGTGATGGCGAGGTCGTAG